One region of Chryseobacterium sp. SORGH_AS_0447 genomic DNA includes:
- a CDS encoding sensor protein KdpD, which yields MSSATDFLELIQKSRKGKFKIYIGMSAGVGKTFRMLQEAHALLRSGIDVKIGYIETHGREETVALTAGIPEIPRRSSFYKGKNLEEMDLQTIINTHPEVVLVDELAHANIEGSKNKKRWQDVLEILDNGINVISAMNIQHIESLNEEVKKITGIEVSERVPDKILALADEVVNIDLTADELLTRLKEGKIYKKEKIQTALSNFFQSGHILQLRELALKEVATHVERKVETEIKTESFKPVKFLACISSNEKIARNIIRKTARLASYYNSPWTVLYIQKPSENPEKIALNKQRFLINNFNLAQELGAKVVRLKDSSVHNGILNYVTEHNMTTVCIGKPHENLLQRIFGYSWVYALMNRLNERQVDIIILS from the coding sequence ATGTCGTCAGCAACAGATTTTTTAGAACTGATCCAGAAATCCCGGAAAGGAAAATTCAAGATTTACATCGGGATGAGTGCCGGTGTGGGAAAGACCTTCCGGATGCTACAGGAAGCCCATGCCCTGTTGCGGAGCGGCATTGATGTGAAAATCGGTTATATCGAAACCCACGGACGGGAAGAAACGGTAGCCCTTACAGCCGGCATTCCTGAAATTCCGAGAAGATCTTCTTTCTATAAAGGAAAAAACCTGGAAGAGATGGACCTTCAGACGATCATTAATACTCATCCCGAAGTGGTGCTGGTGGATGAGCTGGCCCACGCCAATATTGAAGGTTCCAAAAATAAAAAAAGATGGCAGGATGTACTGGAAATTCTGGATAACGGGATCAATGTGATCAGCGCCATGAATATCCAGCATATTGAAAGCCTGAATGAAGAGGTAAAAAAAATTACCGGCATCGAAGTTTCGGAACGAGTACCCGATAAAATACTGGCTTTGGCTGATGAAGTGGTGAATATCGACTTAACTGCTGATGAGCTGCTGACAAGGCTGAAGGAAGGAAAGATTTACAAGAAAGAAAAAATTCAGACCGCCCTGAGCAACTTTTTCCAGAGCGGGCACATCCTTCAGCTCCGCGAGCTGGCTTTAAAGGAAGTCGCCACCCATGTAGAAAGAAAGGTGGAGACTGAGATAAAGACCGAAAGCTTCAAACCCGTAAAATTCCTCGCCTGCATCAGCAGCAACGAAAAAATTGCCAGGAACATCATCCGGAAAACCGCCAGGCTGGCCAGTTATTACAACAGTCCGTGGACCGTACTCTATATCCAGAAACCTTCCGAAAACCCTGAAAAAATCGCCCTGAACAAGCAGCGTTTTTTAATTAATAATTTTAATTTAGCACAGGAATTGGGCGCCAAGGTGGTCCGGTTGAAAGACAGCAGCGTTCATAACGGCATTCTGAATTATGTGACTGAACATAATATGACCACTGTCTGTATCGGAAAGCCTCACGAGAACCTGTTGCAAAGGATTTTCGGGTACAGCTGGGTGTATGCGCTGATGAACCGGCTGAATGAACGACAGGTGGATATTATTATTTTATCTTAG
- a CDS encoding ATP-binding protein — protein MKLKTKLTLGVGLLFVLIVLLSVIGTVYINKLKSDTEKILNANYNSIEFSKNMLLALDKIQTDSTVAVKDFQKNTALQEKNLTEFGEKEATQNLNLHFKSYLQQPTAEKEKLIREDLVTIMSLNMKGIERKSDIAIITAGNATFWIACLGTVCFLIAAVLLFNLPQTIAEPIRQLTFSIRQIANKNYSERVHFKGSEEFNDLAHSFNVMAEKLQEYESSSLSEQLMDKKRIETLVNNMHDAVIGLDENHFIYMINDEALKITGLNKDDIIGKTAHEVAVNNDLIRELLKNVDTPVKEPIKIVSDNKENYFEQDIIPINIVKTGEKERKYIGRVILLRNITPFKELDFAKTNFIATISHELKTPISAIKMGVQLLENQKFGELNEQQQELLKSINEDGQRLLDITGELLNLSQVETGNIRLNIENCQPKEMVAAAVKNVEKLAEQKNISIIPHFLIDDQDLVLADFDKTVWVMNNFLSNAIKHSFQDESIRIAVEKAGSKIRFSITDTGKGIDEKYHRQVFDRYFQVPGEHQNGTGLGLAISKNFIEKQHGEIGVKSSPNQGSTFYFLLPLV, from the coding sequence ATGAAACTTAAAACAAAGCTCACCCTGGGCGTAGGTCTTTTATTCGTACTGATCGTTTTGCTATCGGTCATCGGTACCGTATATATCAACAAATTGAAATCGGATACGGAAAAAATCCTCAATGCCAATTACAACAGTATCGAATTCTCCAAAAATATGCTGCTGGCTTTGGATAAAATACAGACCGACAGTACGGTAGCCGTTAAAGACTTTCAGAAAAATACGGCCTTGCAGGAAAAAAACTTAACGGAATTCGGAGAAAAGGAAGCCACGCAAAATCTTAATTTACATTTTAAAAGCTATCTTCAGCAGCCGACAGCCGAAAAGGAAAAGCTGATCCGTGAAGATCTGGTGACCATCATGTCGCTGAATATGAAAGGGATTGAGCGTAAAAGCGATATCGCCATCATCACCGCCGGAAATGCCACATTCTGGATTGCCTGCCTGGGAACGGTTTGCTTCTTAATTGCCGCTGTATTACTGTTCAATCTTCCGCAGACCATTGCAGAACCGATTCGGCAGCTTACGTTCAGCATCCGGCAGATCGCCAATAAAAATTATAGTGAAAGGGTGCATTTTAAAGGGAGCGAAGAATTTAATGACCTTGCCCATTCCTTCAACGTGATGGCGGAAAAGCTTCAGGAATACGAAAGCAGCAGCCTTTCGGAACAGCTGATGGATAAAAAGCGGATCGAGACCCTGGTGAACAATATGCATGATGCCGTTATTGGGCTGGACGAAAACCACTTCATCTATATGATCAATGATGAAGCTTTGAAGATCACCGGGCTGAATAAGGACGATATCATTGGAAAAACCGCGCATGAAGTGGCCGTCAACAATGATCTGATCCGGGAATTGCTGAAAAATGTAGATACTCCGGTAAAAGAGCCGATTAAGATTGTTTCCGATAACAAGGAAAATTATTTTGAGCAGGACATCATTCCGATTAATATTGTGAAAACAGGTGAAAAAGAGAGAAAATACATTGGCAGGGTTATTCTTCTCAGGAATATTACGCCTTTCAAAGAATTGGATTTTGCCAAAACCAATTTCATCGCCACGATCTCCCACGAGCTTAAAACTCCTATTTCTGCGATAAAAATGGGTGTACAGCTCTTAGAAAATCAGAAATTCGGGGAACTGAACGAACAGCAGCAGGAACTGCTGAAGAGCATCAACGAAGACGGGCAAAGGCTGCTCGACATCACTGGCGAACTCCTCAATTTATCCCAGGTGGAAACGGGAAACATCCGCCTGAATATTGAAAACTGCCAGCCGAAAGAAATGGTGGCTGCTGCCGTTAAAAATGTGGAAAAACTGGCCGAACAGAAAAACATTTCCATCATACCTCACTTTCTTATTGATGATCAGGATCTTGTCCTGGCCGATTTCGACAAAACCGTCTGGGTGATGAATAATTTCCTGAGCAATGCCATCAAGCATTCCTTCCAGGATGAAAGCATCCGGATTGCCGTGGAAAAAGCGGGATCGAAAATCAGATTCAGCATCACCGATACCGGAAAGGGAATCGATGAAAAATACCACCGCCAGGTTTTTGACCGCTACTTCCAGGTTCCGGGCGAACACCAGAACGGCACCGGCCTCGGACTGGCCATTTCCAAGAATTTCATCGAAAAACAGCATGGCGAAATCGGCGTGAAAAGTTCACCGAATCAAGGAAGTACTTTTTATTTTTTACTTCCTTTGGTTTAA
- a CDS encoding protein phosphatase 2C domain-containing protein: protein MNIYSALQIGDYHLNHCEDFLITKSIGSHKILCAVMDGCSTAMESQFASALTGKILRKICTGKSYEEMYCKNGQNPLEEELKDILKHLFNEMAAVKNALLLDEKELLTTLILLLYDQKENQGMVLCIGDGLVCINGKITEFENGNKPDYFAYHLKEDFEDWYQNQTQIITFTDLQDVSIATDGIDTFSRVIRTSTEENIHPVDYLCINNEYHDSGEMLFRKLKKLEHHYGMKPTDDLAVIRVINPKKFNG from the coding sequence ATGAATATCTACTCTGCACTGCAAATCGGCGACTACCACCTCAACCACTGTGAAGATTTCCTGATTACCAAATCCATTGGAAGCCATAAAATACTCTGTGCCGTAATGGATGGCTGTTCGACTGCGATGGAAAGCCAGTTTGCTTCTGCCCTTACCGGAAAAATCCTCCGCAAAATCTGTACAGGCAAAAGTTATGAAGAAATGTATTGCAAGAATGGCCAAAATCCTCTCGAAGAAGAACTGAAGGATATCCTGAAACATCTTTTTAACGAAATGGCTGCTGTAAAAAATGCATTGCTTTTGGATGAAAAGGAACTGCTGACTACACTGATTCTTCTTCTGTACGATCAAAAAGAAAATCAGGGAATGGTCTTGTGCATAGGAGACGGATTGGTCTGCATCAACGGAAAAATCACTGAATTTGAAAACGGAAATAAACCTGATTATTTTGCCTATCATCTTAAAGAAGATTTCGAAGATTGGTATCAAAATCAGACTCAGATCATTACTTTTACTGACCTTCAGGACGTTTCCATTGCCACCGATGGCATCGATACATTTTCTAGAGTGATTAGAACAAGTACAGAGGAAAACATTCATCCGGTTGATTATCTTTGTATTAACAATGAATATCATGATTCCGGGGAAATGCTTTTCCGGAAATTAAAGAAACTGGAGCATCATTATGGAATGAAACCAACGGATGATCTGGCTGTAATAAGAGTGATAAATCCTAAAAAATTTAATGGATGA
- a CDS encoding YdeI family protein — MKPTFFHTPQEFRQWLEKNHQTEKELLVGFYKVGTGKTSMTWPESVDQALCFGWIDGVRRSIDEESYSIRFTPRKPTSIWSAVNIRKMEELTTTGLMTEAGLKAFALRKEERSAVYSHEKEPAVLDPAFEKQFKANKKAWDFFINQAPSYQKVVLHWIMGAKQEKTRVSRLEKTIRESEMGKG, encoded by the coding sequence ATGAAACCCACCTTCTTTCATACTCCTCAGGAATTCCGCCAATGGCTCGAGAAAAACCATCAGACCGAAAAGGAACTACTGGTCGGCTTTTATAAAGTCGGAACCGGGAAAACTTCAATGACCTGGCCGGAATCGGTGGACCAGGCTTTATGCTTCGGGTGGATTGACGGGGTGAGAAGATCAATTGATGAGGAAAGCTATAGCATCCGGTTTACCCCCAGAAAACCGACCAGCATCTGGAGTGCCGTCAATATCCGGAAAATGGAAGAACTGACCACCACCGGACTGATGACTGAAGCCGGCCTGAAAGCTTTTGCCTTACGAAAAGAAGAAAGATCGGCGGTGTATTCCCATGAAAAAGAACCCGCTGTACTCGATCCGGCATTTGAAAAACAGTTTAAGGCCAACAAAAAGGCCTGGGATTTTTTCATCAATCAGGCTCCGTCCTATCAAAAAGTAGTGCTGCATTGGATTATGGGCGCGAAACAGGAGAAAACGAGAGTTTCGAGGCTTGAAAAGACCATCCGGGAAAGTGAAATGGGAAAAGGGTAA
- a CDS encoding STM3941 family protein, whose translation MNEIHFFSNKLKSTFLLILSSVFVYLFIHFYEKVTYNSLFVIMISHFGFLLFSFGIIYSVLLLCRRKPLLTINNVEIIIFDPLIKPTYVPFKNIASFYITSNSYRGIKTSEQINIVMKKNKLTAGTFSPFENVKYAIQTNLLNIKTKKLIVILNSYLKNNNT comes from the coding sequence ATGAATGAAATCCATTTCTTTTCAAACAAATTAAAAAGTACATTCCTCCTCATTCTATCCTCTGTTTTTGTTTATCTATTTATTCATTTCTATGAAAAAGTCACATATAACAGTTTATTCGTCATAATGATAAGCCATTTTGGATTTCTGCTTTTTTCTTTTGGAATAATCTATTCCGTACTGCTTTTATGTCGCAGAAAGCCATTGCTTACGATTAATAATGTTGAAATTATTATTTTTGATCCCCTTATAAAACCAACATATGTACCGTTTAAAAATATAGCAAGTTTTTATATAACTTCAAATTCTTACAGAGGGATTAAAACTTCAGAGCAAATAAATATTGTGATGAAAAAAAATAAATTGACTGCTGGTACTTTTTCACCATTTGAGAATGTCAAATATGCAATACAAACTAATTTATTAAATATTAAGACAAAAAAATTAATTGTAATTCTGAACTCCTACCTGAAAAATAATAATACCTAG
- a CDS encoding type II toxin-antitoxin system RelE/ParE family toxin, with protein MVKRKIIWTKKAQTERKDILEYWIIRNRSKTFSIKLNKLIISTLQLLTENPKIGRKTDYGDVRVKIVRNYLIFYEFSDSELVVLSIWDCRKDEQTF; from the coding sequence ATGGTTAAAAGAAAAATAATATGGACGAAAAAGGCACAAACTGAAAGAAAGGATATTCTTGAGTACTGGATTATCCGGAACCGGTCTAAAACGTTCAGCATCAAACTTAATAAACTTATTATAAGTACACTTCAGTTACTCACTGAAAACCCTAAGATAGGAAGAAAAACTGATTACGGTGATGTACGGGTAAAAATAGTTCGTAATTACTTGATATTTTATGAGTTTTCTGATTCAGAATTGGTTGTACTCTCTATTTGGGACTGTAGAAAGGATGAGCAGACTTTCTAA
- a CDS encoding porin: protein MKKYIVASILLGIFFPKAQSADSVKTNNKITFSAYAELFYTYDFNESSNHIRQNFLYSYNRHNEVNLNLGFVKGSYQDDNFRANVALMAGTYAQDNMAAEQEALRYVNEANIGVKISKTKNLWIDAGIMPSHIGWESAIGKDNTNLTRSLAAENSPYFETGARISYTSDNGKWFLSGLVLNGWQRIAKPEGNQTVSFGHQLTYKPNEKITLNSSSFIGNDKAKSEKRMRYFHDLFGTFQLTDQFSTTLGFDIGAEQKEKGSESYNLWYSPNVLLKYQLDKRWVLAGRLEYYNDKNGVIINTKTPNGFQTFGYSLNLDYAISKNIVFRTEARSFSSKDAIFMKNDEFRKGNFFITTSLAAWF from the coding sequence ATGAAAAAATATATCGTTGCCAGTATCCTGCTAGGAATCTTTTTCCCGAAAGCACAGTCGGCAGACTCTGTAAAAACAAATAATAAAATTACCTTTTCCGCTTATGCCGAACTGTTCTATACCTATGATTTCAATGAATCGTCCAATCATATCCGGCAGAATTTCCTGTATTCCTACAACCGCCACAATGAGGTGAACCTCAACCTCGGATTCGTAAAGGGTTCTTATCAGGACGACAATTTCCGGGCAAATGTGGCTTTGATGGCCGGAACCTATGCCCAGGATAATATGGCCGCAGAACAGGAAGCATTACGCTACGTTAATGAAGCCAATATCGGCGTAAAGATTTCAAAAACAAAAAACCTCTGGATCGATGCCGGGATCATGCCTTCGCACATCGGCTGGGAAAGTGCCATCGGGAAAGACAACACCAACCTGACCCGGAGCCTTGCCGCTGAAAATTCGCCGTATTTTGAGACCGGCGCCAGGATTTCCTATACTTCGGATAACGGAAAGTGGTTCCTGAGCGGGCTTGTTCTCAACGGGTGGCAGCGGATTGCCAAACCGGAAGGCAATCAGACGGTTTCTTTCGGACATCAGCTGACGTATAAGCCGAATGAAAAGATCACCCTGAACAGCAGTTCGTTTATCGGAAACGATAAGGCGAAGTCCGAAAAAAGGATGCGGTATTTCCATGACCTTTTCGGAACATTCCAGCTGACCGATCAGTTTTCCACCACCCTCGGATTCGATATCGGTGCCGAACAGAAAGAGAAAGGCAGCGAAAGCTATAATCTCTGGTATTCCCCGAATGTTCTGTTGAAATATCAGCTGGACAAGCGTTGGGTACTAGCCGGAAGACTTGAGTACTATAACGATAAAAACGGCGTGATCATCAATACCAAGACCCCGAACGGATTCCAGACTTTCGGCTATTCCCTGAATTTGGATTATGCCATCTCTAAAAACATCGTTTTCCGTACGGAAGCAAGGAGCTTCAGTTCCAAAGATGCCATTTTTATGAAAAATGACGAGTTTAGAAAAGGAAACTTCTTTATAACAACGAGCCTGGCGGCCTGGTTTTGA
- the kdpB gene encoding potassium-transporting ATPase subunit KdpB — translation MKNQSQTLFQKDLVNEAIQQSFVKLNPKIMFKNPVMFLVEVGTVVMLVVSLFSLTGDTSQGSFAYNFLVFIILFFTVLFANFAEAIAEARGKAQADTLRKTREETPAKVVVDNKQGFQIETILKKSADMKLGDIFLCEAGDQIPMDGEIIEGLATIDESAITGESAPVIREAGGDKSSVTGGTKVLSDRIKVKVTTRPGESFLDKMIALVEGASRQKTPNEIALTILLAGFTLTFIIVTVTLKPFADYAQTPITIAAFISLFVCLIPTTIGGLLSAIGIAGMDRALRANVITKSGKAVETAGDIDVLLLDKTGTITIGNRKATQFHPSHNIQMEEFIKASALSSVADETPEGKSIIELSQLKPEDLLVPNPTYIDFTAETRTSGIDFENTKIRKGAYDTIKKLTEKAGNIFPQETQEAVTKISENGGTPLVVSVNEKVWGVIELQDIIKTGIQERFQRLRKMGVKTVMVTGDNPLTAKFIAEKAGVDDFIAEAKPEDKMNYIKKEQQEGKLVAMMGDGTNDAPALAQADVGVAMNSGTQAAKEAGNMVDLDNDPTKLIEIVEIGKQLLMTRGTLTTFSIANDVAKYFAIIPALFITFIPALQKLNIMNLHSPESAILSAIIFNAIIIPILIPLALKGVAYKPIGASALLRRNLLIYGLGGIIAPFIGIKLIDLVISLFF, via the coding sequence ATGAAAAATCAATCACAGACATTGTTTCAGAAAGATCTGGTTAACGAAGCGATCCAACAGTCTTTTGTTAAACTGAATCCGAAAATCATGTTTAAAAATCCCGTCATGTTCCTGGTGGAAGTCGGAACGGTGGTCATGCTGGTCGTAAGCCTGTTCAGCCTTACCGGAGATACCTCCCAGGGAAGCTTTGCTTATAACTTTTTAGTATTCATCATCCTGTTTTTTACGGTCCTCTTTGCCAATTTCGCCGAAGCCATTGCCGAAGCAAGAGGTAAGGCCCAGGCCGATACGCTGAGAAAAACGCGTGAGGAAACGCCGGCCAAAGTAGTTGTTGATAATAAACAGGGGTTCCAGATAGAAACCATCCTTAAAAAATCAGCCGACATGAAGCTCGGTGATATCTTTCTCTGCGAAGCCGGAGACCAGATCCCCATGGACGGTGAAATTATCGAAGGACTGGCGACCATCGACGAATCGGCCATCACCGGGGAAAGTGCCCCTGTAATTCGGGAAGCCGGCGGTGATAAAAGTTCCGTTACCGGCGGTACCAAAGTCCTTTCGGACCGAATTAAAGTGAAAGTTACCACCCGGCCGGGAGAATCTTTCCTCGACAAAATGATCGCGCTGGTAGAAGGCGCTTCCCGGCAGAAAACACCCAACGAAATCGCACTCACTATATTATTGGCCGGATTTACGCTGACATTCATCATCGTAACGGTTACCCTGAAACCTTTTGCAGATTATGCGCAGACGCCGATCACCATCGCAGCATTTATTTCACTTTTCGTTTGTCTGATCCCGACAACGATCGGCGGCCTGCTCTCTGCGATCGGGATTGCGGGAATGGACCGTGCCCTGAGAGCCAATGTGATCACCAAAAGCGGTAAAGCCGTGGAAACAGCCGGCGATATTGATGTTCTCCTGCTGGACAAGACAGGAACCATCACGATTGGAAACCGTAAGGCCACCCAATTCCACCCTTCCCACAATATCCAGATGGAAGAATTCATCAAAGCTTCTGCGCTGAGCTCAGTCGCCGATGAAACGCCGGAAGGAAAGTCCATTATCGAACTCAGCCAGCTGAAACCCGAAGATCTATTGGTTCCCAACCCCACATACATCGATTTTACGGCAGAAACCCGGACTTCAGGCATTGATTTTGAAAACACAAAAATCCGTAAAGGAGCGTATGATACGATTAAGAAATTAACGGAGAAAGCAGGAAATATTTTCCCGCAGGAAACCCAAGAAGCGGTTACCAAAATTTCGGAAAACGGCGGAACGCCGCTGGTGGTTTCCGTGAATGAAAAAGTCTGGGGCGTCATCGAACTTCAGGACATCATCAAAACCGGGATCCAGGAACGTTTCCAACGACTGAGAAAAATGGGTGTAAAAACCGTGATGGTTACCGGTGACAACCCTTTAACCGCAAAATTTATCGCTGAAAAAGCCGGGGTGGATGATTTTATTGCCGAAGCGAAACCGGAAGACAAGATGAACTACATCAAAAAGGAACAGCAGGAAGGGAAGCTGGTTGCCATGATGGGCGACGGGACCAATGATGCGCCCGCCCTTGCCCAGGCCGATGTAGGCGTTGCCATGAACAGCGGAACCCAGGCGGCCAAAGAAGCCGGAAACATGGTGGATTTGGATAACGACCCAACGAAACTGATCGAGATCGTAGAAATCGGGAAACAGCTGCTGATGACCCGCGGAACGCTTACGACCTTTAGTATCGCAAATGATGTGGCCAAATATTTCGCCATCATCCCGGCTTTGTTCATCACCTTTATCCCGGCTTTGCAAAAACTGAACATCATGAACCTTCACAGCCCCGAATCGGCTATTCTGTCGGCGATTATTTTTAATGCGATCATCATCCCGATCCTGATTCCGCTGGCTCTGAAAGGCGTGGCCTACAAACCGATCGGCGCCAGTGCCCTGCTGAGAAGAAACCTTCTGATTTACGGCCTGGGCGGGATTATCGCCCCGTTTATCGGGATCAAGCTCATCGATCTGGTGATCAGCCTGTTTTTTTAA
- a CDS encoding immunity 22 family protein produces the protein MNTDTLDFWVGNFQSEEDFYDFVEEDENYYLLEESDDIHISKFAASQDTVWLEHDFVEYGFEAGNRTIYEKFADYSFAEQWLPILVNRLNEINLKFEVNCIIFLNSGQVPKPVSVEDDFFSLAYVGGIEFSV, from the coding sequence ATGAATACGGATACATTAGATTTTTGGGTAGGAAATTTTCAGAGTGAGGAAGATTTTTATGATTTTGTAGAGGAAGATGAGAACTATTATCTTCTGGAAGAATCCGATGACATCCATATTTCAAAATTTGCAGCTTCGCAGGATACGGTGTGGCTGGAACATGACTTTGTAGAATATGGTTTTGAGGCCGGAAACCGTACGATTTACGAAAAGTTCGCCGATTATTCTTTTGCCGAGCAATGGCTCCCGATCCTGGTGAACCGGCTGAATGAAATCAATCTGAAATTTGAGGTAAACTGCATTATCTTTTTAAACAGCGGACAGGTTCCGAAGCCGGTTTCCGTGGAGGACGACTTTTTCTCGCTGGCTTACGTGGGCGGGATTGAATTCAGTGTCTAA
- a CDS encoding potassium-transporting ATPase subunit C produces MKNHILSALRLTLVMLVIVGIYLGIVYAGSKVLPTQGNAEIIHYKGQKFYANIGQEFKSPEYFHGRPSAVDYNAAGSAGSNKGPSNEEYLQTVQKRIDTLKMQNPEMQQVKVPVELVSASGSGLDPDISPEGAAYQARRIAKERKIPLEKIESLIARQTEESLFGPSKVNVLKLNIALNELK; encoded by the coding sequence ATGAAAAACCATATTTTATCCGCCTTACGACTGACTTTGGTTATGCTTGTGATCGTCGGAATTTATCTAGGCATCGTTTACGCAGGGTCCAAAGTATTACCGACCCAGGGAAATGCCGAGATCATCCATTACAAAGGACAGAAGTTTTACGCCAACATCGGCCAGGAATTCAAATCGCCGGAATATTTCCACGGCCGGCCGTCTGCTGTGGATTACAATGCGGCCGGAAGTGCGGGAAGCAACAAAGGACCAAGCAATGAAGAATACCTGCAGACGGTTCAGAAAAGAATCGACACACTGAAAATGCAGAACCCGGAAATGCAGCAGGTAAAAGTTCCTGTAGAGCTGGTAAGCGCCAGCGGCAGCGGACTGGATCCCGATATCTCGCCTGAAGGTGCCGCTTATCAGGCCAGAAGAATCGCAAAAGAAAGAAAGATCCCGTTGGAGAAAATCGAAAGCCTGATTGCCAGACAAACGGAAGAATCTCTTTTCGGGCCTTCAAAAGTGAATGTCCTGAAACTGAATATCGCACTGAATGAATTAAAGTAA